A stretch of [Clostridium] scindens DNA encodes these proteins:
- a CDS encoding DUF6465 family protein, producing the protein MATKKVTSATKKTETVNKTAAVTTASADMAAVKEESVKPAAAKEPVKQAAEAKPTVKQAEPEKTEPKKTPVADKAETAKTPAAEKATEKKAPVKKTTIRRTATKKAAAKTTAAKKTTAKKEIKVNAFVEYYGKQVEEKDIIASVKKAWTSTGKKVGDIKSMDLYIKPEEGAVYYVINGTETGAVAF; encoded by the coding sequence ATGGCCACAAAAAAAGTAACATCAGCAACCAAGAAAACCGAAACTGTGAACAAAACTGCGGCGGTGACAACTGCATCTGCTGATATGGCGGCAGTCAAAGAGGAATCTGTAAAACCTGCGGCAGCAAAAGAGCCAGTCAAGCAGGCTGCTGAAGCAAAACCGACAGTCAAGCAGGCTGAGCCTGAAAAAACAGAGCCAAAGAAAACACCGGTAGCAGATAAGGCTGAGACGGCTAAGACTCCTGCAGCCGAGAAAGCAACGGAAAAGAAAGCACCTGTAAAGAAAACAACAATCAGAAGAACAGCGACGAAGAAGGCAGCGGCAAAGACGACAGCTGCAAAGAAGACAACAGCGAAAAAAGAGATAAAGGTAAATGCCTTTGTTGAATATTATGGGAAACAGGTAGAAGAGAAAGATATCATAGCCAGCGTAAAGAAAGCCTGGACAAGTACCGGGAAGAAGGTTGGAGATATCAAGTCTATGGATCTATACATAAAGCCGGAAGAGGGCGCCGTGTACTATGTTATCAATGGAACAGAGACAGGAGCGGTTGCATTTTAA
- a CDS encoding putative manganese transporter, producing the protein MKMLVDAIVDTTFDCLKMLPFLFVAFILIEALEHYSSDFTAKALAKVGRAGPVVGAVAGCVPQCGFSVMAANLYAGGIISVGTLLSVFIATSDEAILIIMSNPERIREVGILLAAKVIIAVTAGYIIDIFFRNQLATVKESGNLCKDCGCDEEDAGIWKPAWHHTIRIFIYLFIFTGILNLCIEIFGIEQLSKFLLGNTIFQPVIAAIIGLIPNCAASVILTQLYLNGAISFASVIAGLCTGAGIGLVVLFKMNRNKRENLKIVGVLFLVAVAAGMIIAWVAGS; encoded by the coding sequence ATGAAAATGTTAGTGGATGCTATTGTGGATACCACTTTTGACTGTCTGAAGATGCTTCCGTTTTTATTTGTGGCATTTATTTTGATAGAGGCGTTGGAACATTACTCTAGTGACTTTACTGCAAAGGCATTGGCAAAAGTAGGGAGGGCAGGCCCGGTTGTTGGGGCAGTCGCGGGATGCGTTCCTCAATGCGGATTCTCGGTTATGGCAGCGAATCTGTATGCAGGCGGAATTATATCGGTGGGAACCCTTCTGTCTGTATTTATTGCTACATCAGATGAGGCCATCTTGATTATTATGAGCAACCCGGAAAGGATCCGGGAAGTGGGAATTCTCCTTGCTGCAAAGGTAATTATTGCGGTTACGGCAGGATATATCATAGACATTTTCTTCCGGAATCAACTTGCTACAGTCAAGGAAAGCGGGAATCTTTGCAAAGACTGTGGATGCGACGAAGAGGATGCAGGAATATGGAAGCCTGCATGGCATCATACAATAAGAATATTTATTTACCTCTTTATATTTACAGGAATTTTAAATCTTTGCATAGAAATCTTCGGGATTGAACAGTTATCTAAGTTCCTACTGGGGAATACTATATTTCAGCCGGTGATTGCGGCTATAATCGGCCTGATCCCTAACTGTGCGGCATCCGTTATCCTAACTCAGCTGTATCTGAACGGAGCGATTTCTTTTGCTTCAGTGATCGCCGGACTATGTACGGGGGCGGGCATTGGACTTGTGGTGCTGTTCAAGATGAACCGGAATAAAAGGGAAAACCTTAAGATTGTTGGAGTCCTGTTCTTGGTGGCAGTGGCAGCCGGTATGATAATTGCATGGGTAGCGGGCAGTTAG
- the feoB gene encoding ferrous iron transport protein B encodes MGNIINVGFIGNPNCGKTTLFNAFTGANLKVANWPGVTVEKKEGKAMYKSQEFKLIDLPGIYSLTSYTMEETVSRECIMSDEVDVIVDVIDASSLERNLYLTLQLIELGKPVVLALNMMDIVEERGMEIDLHRLPEMLGVPAIPVSARKKTGLSILMHAVAHHKEYAKQGPFIHHHNGRHSTHKHNHHDEYAMVYEDYIEDKIDIIMNELEKNYPDIQNARWHAIKLLEKDKNVAARHPLDLGDVIDRSYEKDIINQKYDFIEEIIGEVLVNKSKKEASTDKIDHYLTHQWLGLPIFLGIMALVFFLTFTIGDWLKGFFEIGLDQISSMASSGLEALHVNAMLQSLIVDGIISGVGGILTFLPNIFILFLALAILEDSGYMARVAFVMDDIMSRLGLSGRAFLPLLLGFGCTVPAVMASRALEHKRDRFKTILVTPFMSCSARLPIYVLFSSMFFGKYAMLVCYSMYLLGILIAIGTAYILSKIDGSKAEHALMIELPEYKSPNARTIAIYVWQKIKDYLTKAGTVIFIASVIMWGILNFGPNGYVTDISQSFGSLVGKAIVPLFAPAGLGYWQIIVALIAGIAAKEVVVSSCSVLFGIQNITTAHGMNAMVATLGSIGFGAANAYALMVFCLLYVPCTATIATIHRELKSWKSTFGIILFQLAVAWIMSTIVYHIGLLF; translated from the coding sequence ATGGGCAATATCATTAATGTAGGGTTCATCGGCAATCCCAACTGCGGCAAGACTACTCTCTTTAATGCATTTACAGGAGCCAACTTAAAGGTTGCCAACTGGCCCGGCGTCACAGTTGAAAAAAAGGAAGGCAAGGCCATGTATAAAAGCCAGGAGTTCAAACTCATCGATCTCCCCGGCATCTACAGCCTGACCTCCTATACAATGGAAGAGACCGTCTCCCGCGAATGCATCATGAGCGATGAGGTGGACGTCATCGTGGATGTCATCGATGCCTCCTCGCTGGAACGCAACCTCTATCTGACCCTGCAGCTAATCGAACTGGGAAAGCCCGTCGTTCTGGCCCTTAATATGATGGATATTGTGGAAGAACGTGGAATGGAGATCGATCTTCACCGTCTCCCTGAGATGCTTGGAGTACCTGCCATTCCAGTCTCTGCCCGCAAGAAGACCGGACTATCCATCCTCATGCACGCAGTGGCGCACCACAAAGAATATGCAAAGCAAGGGCCCTTCATCCATCATCACAATGGCCGGCATTCTACCCATAAGCATAACCATCATGATGAGTATGCCATGGTCTATGAAGACTACATAGAAGACAAGATTGATATTATCATGAATGAACTTGAGAAAAATTATCCTGACATCCAGAATGCCCGCTGGCATGCCATCAAGCTTCTGGAAAAGGACAAGAATGTTGCGGCCCGCCATCCATTAGATCTTGGAGATGTCATTGACCGCAGTTATGAAAAGGACATTATCAATCAAAAATATGATTTTATAGAAGAGATTATAGGCGAGGTCCTGGTAAATAAATCTAAAAAAGAAGCGTCCACCGACAAGATTGATCATTATCTGACCCATCAATGGCTGGGGCTTCCCATATTCCTTGGCATCATGGCGCTGGTATTCTTTCTTACATTTACTATTGGGGACTGGCTAAAAGGTTTTTTCGAGATTGGGCTTGATCAAATCTCTTCCATGGCCTCCAGCGGCCTTGAAGCGCTTCATGTCAATGCCATGCTGCAGTCTCTTATTGTAGACGGAATTATTTCGGGCGTAGGCGGGATCCTGACATTTCTTCCCAATATATTTATCCTTTTCCTCGCCCTTGCTATTCTGGAAGACAGTGGATATATGGCCAGGGTCGCATTTGTCATGGATGATATCATGAGCAGGCTGGGGCTGTCCGGCCGTGCTTTTCTTCCGCTGCTTCTTGGATTTGGCTGTACTGTGCCCGCAGTAATGGCTTCCAGGGCGCTGGAACATAAGAGAGACCGCTTTAAAACGATCCTGGTAACGCCCTTTATGTCGTGCAGTGCAAGGCTTCCTATATACGTGCTGTTTTCCTCCATGTTCTTTGGGAAGTACGCCATGCTGGTATGCTATTCCATGTATCTGCTGGGAATCCTGATCGCCATCGGCACTGCCTATATTCTTTCAAAAATTGATGGCAGCAAGGCCGAGCACGCGTTGATGATCGAACTTCCGGAATACAAATCTCCCAACGCGCGTACAATAGCAATCTACGTATGGCAGAAAATTAAAGATTACCTTACCAAGGCCGGAACTGTAATCTTCATTGCCTCTGTCATCATGTGGGGCATTTTAAACTTTGGCCCGAATGGATATGTAACGGATATCTCCCAGAGTTTTGGCTCCCTTGTCGGAAAAGCAATCGTTCCTCTGTTCGCGCCTGCCGGACTTGGCTATTGGCAGATCATCGTGGCGCTGATCGCAGGAATTGCGGCAAAAGAGGTTGTGGTATCCAGCTGCAGCGTGCTATTCGGCATTCAGAACATCACTACCGCCCACGGCATGAATGCCATGGTGGCCACTTTAGGCTCCATAGGCTTCGGCGCTGCCAACGCCTATGCCTTGATGGTTTTCTGCCTGCTCTATGTTCCTTGCACTGCTACGATTGCTACCATACACAGAGAGTTAAAGAGCTGGAAATCCACATTCGGCATCATTCTTTTCCAACTGGCAGTCGCATGGATAATGAGTACGATCGTTTATCATATTGGGCTTTTATTCTAA
- a CDS encoding transmembrane protein: MDEVMSMGNELIGKVGDNSSIFLAGTYRPSMAALIVTIVVGLLICLFGLKLMRLLAAVVGFVLGAAAGVAAAVAMGLTGTTFLIAVLAGAVIIGLLSIFLRRIGIFLLVLCYGFGVCAAVIHPSSMIMYIICLGIAVVLAVLSVLYIEPIVVVVTGISGGLCAGMAAASLIGMEKNILVGYGISIVLAIAGIIVQFMMHSRKIGKKEEVYSKKVKEEVSRESEVEKARMILEEDEEDEVSAQEESDDDIEIIEEDI, translated from the coding sequence ATGGATGAAGTAATGAGCATGGGAAATGAACTGATAGGCAAGGTTGGAGACAACAGCAGCATATTTCTGGCAGGCACCTATCGGCCAAGTATGGCAGCCTTGATCGTAACGATAGTGGTAGGGCTTTTGATTTGCCTGTTCGGGTTGAAGTTAATGAGGCTGCTGGCTGCGGTCGTGGGGTTCGTGCTGGGAGCAGCGGCGGGAGTTGCCGCGGCTGTAGCTATGGGGCTTACAGGAACCACATTTTTGATTGCGGTACTGGCGGGCGCGGTAATCATCGGGCTGTTATCCATATTCTTGCGAAGGATTGGTATATTTTTGCTGGTATTGTGCTATGGATTCGGCGTGTGTGCGGCAGTGATCCATCCATCATCTATGATAATGTATATCATATGTCTTGGGATTGCAGTTGTATTGGCGGTGCTGTCTGTTCTTTACATAGAGCCCATCGTTGTTGTCGTAACCGGAATATCCGGAGGCCTTTGCGCTGGCATGGCGGCAGCATCTTTGATAGGTATGGAGAAGAATATTCTGGTAGGATATGGAATCAGCATCGTTCTGGCAATAGCAGGGATTATTGTTCAGTTTATGATGCATTCCAGAAAAATTGGAAAGAAGGAAGAAGTATATTCCAAAAAGGTGAAAGAAGAGGTTTCCAGGGAGTCGGAAGTTGAAAAAGCAAGGATGATCCTGGAAGAAGATGAGGAAGATGAAGTTTCTGCGCAAGAAGAAAGCGATGATGATATCGAAATAATTGAAGAGGACATTTAA
- a CDS encoding alanine/glycine:cation symporter family protein produces the protein MEKVNEIVGLIDTFVWGPVMLVLLVGTGIFLTIRLRFLPWRNLGYALHSVLSKEARTTKRGTGDVSPFSALMTALAATIGTGNIIGVATAMFAGGPGALVWMWISACFGLTSKFSECMLAIKYRETNEKGEMSGGPMYTMKNAFKNKAFGHSMGFLFALFTVLASFGIGNMTQANSISGSLTETFGVPSWITGIALTVLALIIILGGITSISKVSSVVVPIMAIFYVIAGLIVICGNITNVPHGLYLIFGMAFHPQAIGGGVLGTITVSVMNSLRYGVARGVFSNEAGLGSAAITAAAATTDDPVRQGYINMTGTFFDTIVVCTITGLSIAASGVLGTTNAAGEPLQGIQLTMAAFGSVLGPVGSYLVAIGIILFAFSTILGWEYHGEKAFEYLFKNHRFNIIYRVIFSLVVYVGATQTLDLVWNISDIMNALMAIPNLICILLLSNVVASEVKRFQPTIAKEKAERKAARATNSADAVGI, from the coding sequence ATGGAAAAAGTAAATGAAATCGTAGGTTTAATTGACACTTTTGTATGGGGCCCCGTCATGCTGGTACTTCTGGTTGGTACTGGAATCTTCCTGACCATCCGTCTGAGATTCCTTCCATGGAGGAATCTGGGGTATGCGCTCCACAGCGTTCTGAGCAAAGAGGCAAGAACCACAAAACGAGGCACCGGAGACGTATCTCCATTCTCCGCGCTAATGACCGCGCTTGCTGCCACTATTGGAACCGGCAACATCATTGGCGTAGCCACGGCAATGTTTGCAGGAGGCCCTGGAGCCCTGGTGTGGATGTGGATCTCAGCATGTTTCGGCCTAACTTCCAAGTTCAGCGAATGCATGCTGGCTATCAAATACCGCGAGACTAATGAAAAAGGCGAGATGTCCGGAGGCCCTATGTATACGATGAAGAATGCCTTTAAAAATAAGGCCTTTGGCCATTCCATGGGCTTCCTATTTGCATTATTTACCGTTCTGGCTTCCTTCGGCATCGGAAATATGACCCAGGCCAACTCCATATCTGGTTCTCTGACAGAAACCTTCGGCGTGCCCTCCTGGATTACAGGCATCGCATTAACCGTGCTTGCCTTAATCATCATTCTGGGCGGCATCACCAGCATATCCAAGGTATCTTCCGTAGTTGTCCCTATCATGGCTATCTTCTATGTCATCGCAGGCCTAATTGTTATATGCGGTAATATTACTAACGTGCCGCACGGCCTGTATCTGATCTTTGGCATGGCATTTCATCCCCAGGCTATCGGAGGAGGCGTACTCGGAACCATCACCGTATCAGTTATGAATTCTCTTCGTTATGGAGTCGCCCGAGGCGTATTCTCCAATGAAGCCGGCCTGGGTTCCGCTGCCATCACAGCTGCTGCCGCCACAACGGATGATCCGGTCCGGCAGGGATATATCAATATGACAGGAACTTTCTTTGACACGATTGTCGTATGTACTATTACCGGGCTTTCCATCGCCGCTTCCGGCGTACTGGGAACCACCAATGCTGCAGGCGAGCCTCTTCAGGGTATCCAGCTGACCATGGCTGCATTCGGCAGCGTCCTGGGACCTGTCGGCAGCTATCTGGTTGCCATCGGCATCATCCTATTCGCGTTTTCTACCATACTGGGCTGGGAATACCATGGGGAAAAAGCGTTTGAATACCTGTTCAAGAACCATAGATTTAACATCATCTACCGCGTCATCTTTTCTCTGGTTGTATACGTAGGCGCCACCCAGACCTTGGATCTGGTATGGAACATCTCAGATATCATGAACGCATTGATGGCAATCCCAAACCTGATATGCATACTGCTTCTTAGCAATGTTGTGGCATCCGAAGTCAAGCGCTTCCAGCCCACCATCGCCAAAGAAAAGGCAGAACGAAAAGCGGCCCGCGCCACAAATAGTGCTGATGCTGTAGGCATATAG
- the amrS gene encoding AmmeMemoRadiSam system radical SAM enzyme, which translates to MKQVCQVCNNYCELEEGQAGRCRARRNINGKIVSENYGKITSMALDPIEKKPLRRFYPGSQILSVGSYGCNLNCPFCQNYEISFSNGRDVHIVDVMPQELLKQALALRNKGNIGVAFTYNEPLIGYEYVRDASCLVHEAGMKNVLVTNGAATIETLWQVLPYIDAMNIDLKGFTREYYEMLGGSLGAVKEFIRTAAENCHVELTTLIVPGENDSPREMRELSEWIASVDPEIALHVTRFFPKWKMKDRNATDIGQVYELAEIAQRNLAYVYTGNC; encoded by the coding sequence ATGAAGCAAGTTTGCCAGGTATGTAATAATTACTGTGAATTGGAAGAGGGGCAGGCAGGAAGATGCCGTGCCAGAAGGAATATAAATGGAAAGATCGTGTCTGAAAATTATGGGAAGATTACTTCCATGGCTCTGGATCCTATTGAGAAGAAGCCTCTGCGGCGTTTCTATCCAGGGAGCCAGATCCTGTCGGTGGGAAGCTATGGCTGTAATCTGAATTGTCCGTTCTGCCAGAACTACGAGATTTCTTTCAGTAACGGGAGGGATGTGCATATTGTGGATGTTATGCCGCAGGAACTGTTAAAACAGGCATTGGCGCTTAGAAATAAAGGAAATATTGGCGTGGCTTTTACCTATAATGAGCCGCTGATCGGATATGAGTATGTAAGAGATGCGTCATGCCTTGTACATGAGGCAGGGATGAAGAATGTGCTTGTGACAAATGGCGCTGCAACCATAGAGACGCTCTGGCAGGTCCTGCCCTATATCGATGCCATGAATATTGATCTGAAGGGATTTACCCGCGAATATTATGAGATGCTGGGAGGCAGCCTGGGCGCAGTAAAAGAATTTATCAGGACAGCGGCAGAAAACTGCCATGTAGAACTGACGACTCTGATCGTGCCCGGGGAGAATGATTCTCCAAGAGAGATGCGGGAACTTTCGGAATGGATAGCGTCGGTAGATCCAGAGATCGCGCTGCACGTGACCAGATTTTTCCCAAAATGGAAGATGAAGGACAGAAACGCTACAGACATAGGCCAGGTATATGAACTGGCAGAGATTGCGCAGAGGAACCTGGCCTATGTATATACCGGTAATTGCTGA
- the amrA gene encoding AmmeMemoRadiSam system protein A, with protein sequence MAIEAGYMVPHPPLIIPEVGRGEEKRIGATIGAYQKIADEIAQIKPETVILISPHSIMYRDYFHISPGVRAYGDMGGGFGAPQVSREVVYDQELAREIERLASLEGFPAGTKGERDPRLDHGTMVPLYFVSQEWQNYMLVRIGLSGLSLKVHFMLGRYIRQAVDKIGRRAVLIASGDLSHRLRKEGPYGFCEEGPEYDQKIMEVMGSGTFERLLEFDEDFLERAGECGHRSFAILAGALEGLDIVPEKLSYEGPFGVGYGVCSFCGRAKDPYVALARKSLETYIRTGEAMEVPEGLPEEMLKNRAGTFVSLKEGGRLRGCIGTIQGVQTCIAREIIENAISAGVHDPRFPPVMEEELGNLTYSVDVLEEPEEIDSPKFLDVKRYGVIVSKGFRRGLLLPNLEGVDTVEEQIAIARQKAGIREDEEVKLERFEVVRHK encoded by the coding sequence ATGGCAATAGAAGCAGGCTATATGGTACCGCATCCTCCGCTGATCATTCCAGAAGTAGGACGTGGGGAAGAAAAACGAATTGGCGCTACCATCGGGGCATACCAGAAAATTGCAGATGAGATTGCGCAGATAAAGCCAGAGACGGTGATCCTTATCTCGCCTCATAGCATCATGTACCGGGATTATTTTCACATATCTCCGGGAGTGCGTGCATATGGAGATATGGGGGGGGGATTTGGGGCGCCACAGGTTTCAAGGGAAGTTGTCTACGATCAGGAACTGGCAAGAGAGATCGAGCGGCTTGCCTCCTTGGAAGGCTTTCCGGCAGGCACCAAAGGAGAGCGTGATCCCAGGCTTGATCATGGCACGATGGTGCCGCTGTACTTTGTCAGCCAGGAATGGCAGAATTATATGCTGGTTCGTATCGGCTTATCAGGACTTTCTTTAAAAGTACATTTTATGCTGGGAAGATATATCCGGCAGGCGGTAGATAAGATCGGCCGGCGTGCCGTGCTGATTGCCAGCGGAGATTTGTCCCACAGATTGCGAAAGGAGGGACCTTATGGATTTTGTGAAGAAGGGCCGGAGTATGACCAAAAGATTATGGAGGTTATGGGGAGCGGAACATTTGAGCGACTGCTGGAATTTGACGAGGATTTCCTGGAAAGGGCGGGAGAATGCGGTCACCGGTCTTTTGCGATATTGGCCGGCGCGCTGGAAGGATTGGATATCGTGCCGGAAAAACTCTCCTATGAAGGGCCGTTTGGCGTAGGGTACGGCGTCTGCAGCTTCTGTGGGCGGGCAAAAGACCCTTATGTGGCGCTTGCGAGAAAGTCCCTGGAAACCTATATCCGCACAGGCGAAGCGATGGAGGTGCCAGAAGGCCTCCCGGAAGAGATGCTTAAGAATAGGGCCGGAACCTTCGTTTCCCTGAAAGAGGGAGGAAGGCTTCGCGGATGCATCGGGACGATACAAGGCGTCCAGACCTGCATTGCCAGGGAGATCATCGAGAACGCCATAAGCGCCGGAGTCCATGACCCCAGGTTTCCTCCGGTGATGGAAGAAGAACTAGGCAATCTGACGTATAGCGTGGATGTATTGGAAGAGCCAGAAGAAATCGATTCTCCCAAATTCCTGGATGTAAAAAGGTATGGCGTGATCGTAAGCAAAGGTTTTCGAAGGGGACTTCTGCTGCCGAATCTGGAAGGTGTGGATACGGTAGAAGAGCAGATTGCGATAGCCAGACAAAAAGCAGGAATCAGGGAAGACGAGGAAGTAAAGCTGGAGCGCTTTGAAGTAGTCAGGCACAAGTAG
- a CDS encoding FeoA family protein has translation MTLKQGKNNHTYRVRSIDIETQLERRLEALGLTEGSLITILNNDKKGSLTAKFRGTRFAFGRRIADHIEVMEVQA, from the coding sequence ATGACGCTGAAACAAGGGAAAAACAACCACACTTACCGCGTTCGGTCTATCGATATAGAAACGCAGCTGGAACGGCGCCTGGAGGCCTTGGGCCTGACGGAAGGATCCCTGATCACCATATTGAATAATGATAAAAAAGGATCTCTTACCGCCAAATTCCGGGGCACCCGCTTCGCTTTCGGCAGGCGGATCGCTGATCATATTGAAGTGATGGAGGTGCAGGCATAA
- a CDS encoding putative ABC transporter permease: protein MEIYYFILYFFTYGFLGWCTEVAFAAVKQGKFVNRGFLNGPICPIYGVGVSVVVSFLAPLEGSLILLYAASTILVTFIEWLTGYLMDKIFHHKWWDYSSQPLNIGGYVCLLFSLIWGVACVAIVKVIHPLIYKALSFIPVTLGIVIAVILAAVLFADLYVTASGILKLNKRLDAMEKIAAELREVSDKVGENIYESVMDTLEFQEEKKKMLAAASSEFKEKLEAASELRERIGAATEEQKARIEELKKKYTELAGRSTKVSVRLMKAFPKMESRNHRELLDAMKLRLKRDRK from the coding sequence ATGGAAATATACTATTTCATTCTATACTTTTTTACATACGGGTTTCTTGGATGGTGCACAGAGGTGGCATTTGCAGCCGTCAAGCAGGGAAAATTCGTAAACAGAGGATTTCTTAACGGTCCTATATGCCCGATATATGGAGTGGGTGTCAGCGTGGTTGTCTCATTTCTCGCTCCTTTGGAGGGAAGCCTGATCCTGCTGTATGCTGCGTCAACCATATTGGTAACTTTCATTGAATGGCTGACAGGATACCTTATGGACAAGATATTTCATCATAAATGGTGGGATTATTCCAGCCAGCCGTTGAATATCGGAGGCTACGTCTGTCTTTTGTTTTCACTGATCTGGGGTGTCGCTTGCGTGGCGATCGTCAAAGTGATTCATCCGCTGATATACAAGGCGCTTTCTTTTATCCCGGTAACCCTTGGAATCGTGATCGCGGTGATATTGGCGGCAGTTCTGTTTGCGGATCTGTACGTAACCGCATCTGGCATACTGAAACTGAACAAGAGACTGGATGCTATGGAAAAGATTGCGGCCGAACTTCGGGAGGTATCCGACAAGGTAGGGGAGAATATATACGAAAGCGTTATGGATACGCTGGAGTTCCAGGAGGAAAAGAAAAAGATGCTGGCGGCAGCGTCCAGCGAATTCAAGGAGAAGCTGGAGGCTGCGTCTGAACTTCGGGAAAGGATTGGAGCAGCCACCGAAGAGCAGAAGGCTCGTATAGAAGAATTGAAGAAAAAGTATACGGAACTGGCAGGCCGCAGCACCAAGGTCTCCGTCCGTCTGATGAAGGCGT
- a CDS encoding AAA family ATPase: MAEHKIVTIGRQFGSGGHEIGNRLATRLDIPLYDNNLVRMVAEKLDIREETAQAVDETTLNSFLAGYVIAPMEYSTYINATEYIQPLSEQVYELQCEIIRKLAERGSCVIVGRCADFVLRDNPNLINVFICADKEDRIKRIAQRYDLSERKAADRIKKIDRERKYYYESHTGLDWGSVQAHQMLLNASRLGMEKTVDILEELYKGW, encoded by the coding sequence ATGGCAGAGCATAAAATAGTTACGATCGGCCGTCAATTTGGCAGCGGTGGGCATGAGATTGGCAATCGGCTGGCTACACGGCTTGATATCCCGCTGTATGACAATAATCTGGTGAGGATGGTAGCCGAGAAACTGGATATCCGGGAGGAGACCGCGCAGGCCGTGGATGAGACGACGCTGAACAGTTTCCTGGCAGGCTATGTGATTGCGCCGATGGAGTACTCCACTTATATCAATGCCACGGAATATATACAGCCGCTTAGCGAGCAAGTGTATGAACTGCAGTGCGAGATTATCCGCAAACTGGCTGAGAGAGGATCTTGCGTCATTGTCGGGCGCTGTGCGGACTTCGTGCTAAGAGATAATCCTAATTTAATCAATGTCTTTATCTGTGCAGATAAGGAAGACCGGATTAAGAGGATTGCACAGCGGTATGACCTGTCGGAGCGTAAGGCAGCGGACCGGATCAAGAAGATTGACCGTGAGCGCAAGTACTATTATGAGTCCCATACAGGACTTGACTGGGGAAGCGTGCAGGCGCATCAGATGCTGCTGAATGCAAGCCGGCTTGGCATGGAGAAGACGGTAGATATATTAGAAGAACTGTATAAAGGCTGGTAG
- a CDS encoding PHP domain-containing protein, translating to MKLDMHCHVKEGSIDSKVSLDEYITKLKENGFDGMLITDHDTYKGYRHWKYNMKGKAHEDFVVLKGIEYDTCDAGHIICIMPEGVKMRLLELRGMPVSVLIDFVHRHGGILGPAHPCGEKYLSFTNTKKFYKSPEVIKRFDFIEAFNACESEESNEGAMKLARKYKKPGIGGSDAHKLDCVGKAYTEIPEYVTCETELISLIRRKAPVEAGGVLYGKTTKDKMGKANKLLVYSFWFYNKGGELLKRHKRKLKGQVENPVDPIDPIEIQYLQK from the coding sequence ATGAAATTAGATATGCATTGTCATGTAAAAGAAGGCTCTATTGACAGCAAGGTAAGCTTGGATGAATATATCACGAAATTAAAAGAGAATGGCTTTGACGGAATGCTGATTACAGACCATGATACTTATAAAGGATATCGGCATTGGAAGTACAATATGAAGGGCAAGGCTCACGAAGATTTTGTGGTGCTCAAAGGGATCGAGTATGATACCTGTGACGCGGGCCATATTATCTGCATCATGCCGGAAGGCGTTAAGATGAGGCTGCTGGAATTAAGAGGCATGCCTGTGTCGGTGCTGATAGATTTCGTACACCGCCATGGAGGGATTCTTGGACCGGCCCATCCATGCGGGGAAAAATATCTGAGTTTTACAAATACAAAGAAGTTTTATAAATCGCCGGAAGTTATCAAGCGGTTTGATTTTATTGAGGCATTTAATGCATGCGAGTCCGAGGAATCAAACGAAGGAGCCATGAAGCTGGCACGCAAGTATAAGAAGCCAGGAATTGGGGGAAGCGATGCCCATAAGCTGGATTGCGTGGGGAAAGCATATACAGAGATTCCAGAGTATGTCACATGCGAGACGGAACTGATTTCTTTGATCCGCCGCAAAGCCCCGGTAGAGGCAGGAGGCGTCCTCTACGGAAAGACGACCAAGGACAAGATGGGGAAAGCGAATAAATTGCTGGTATATTCGTTCTGGTTTTATAACAAAGGTGGAGAATTGCTAAAACGTCACAAGAGAAAATTAAAGGGACAAGTCGAGAATCCGGTAGATCCCATTGACCCTATAGAGATACAGTATCTACAGAAATAA